A single window of Flavobacterium aestivum DNA harbors:
- a CDS encoding DoxX family protein, with amino-acid sequence MKPLIILLSVFAISLLVTKIFLDNYEFALSGRIAMSVMLVFTAIAHFAFTKGMTMMIPDFIPYKTETVYLTGIIEIAAAIGLFISSFRVITAWLLIVFFILLLPANIYAAIKHIDYQKGTFNGNGLAYLWFRIPLQILFIFWTYLSTIKG; translated from the coding sequence ATGAAACCATTAATCATTTTACTCAGCGTATTTGCTATTTCGTTATTAGTTACTAAAATATTTCTTGACAATTATGAATTTGCTTTGTCAGGTAGAATAGCAATGTCGGTAATGCTCGTGTTTACAGCAATTGCACACTTCGCATTTACCAAAGGTATGACAATGATGATACCCGATTTTATTCCATACAAAACCGAAACCGTTTACTTAACGGGCATTATTGAAATTGCCGCAGCTATCGGACTTTTTATATCTAGTTTCAGAGTAATTACAGCTTGGTTACTAATCGTATTTTTCATACTCCTACTTCCCGCAAACATCTACGCAGCCATAAAACATATTGACTACCAAAAAGGGACTTTTAACGGTAATGGTTTAGCGTATTTGTGGTTTAGAATACCATTACAAATCCTATTCATTTTTTGGACGTATCTTTCGACAATCAAAGGCTAA
- a CDS encoding SMI1/KNR4 family protein, which yields MLEINKKEDIIIPFDKIGDANWEIKTELIIHSIAENWNDELKEPISIDEIQKLENRLKTTLPDSLKTFYQKFGLANIGEQLQDLNEIGWIKNIWAKNPEYGPDFTEVDNMHLPFLVSFSDYLGNGNMFCFHSDTKEIFYYDHDNKPYLTKMVDTFDDYLKGCLIFAQSDLFGEAEQEDVEEWTEEIVSEIIGEETVKKWRY from the coding sequence ATGCTTGAAATAAATAAAAAAGAAGATATTATCATTCCATTTGACAAAATTGGAGATGCCAATTGGGAAATTAAGACAGAATTAATAATCCATTCTATAGCCGAAAATTGGAATGACGAATTAAAAGAACCAATTTCAATTGATGAAATACAAAAACTTGAAAATCGATTGAAAACAACTTTACCAGATAGTTTAAAAACTTTCTACCAAAAGTTTGGGCTTGCAAATATTGGAGAACAATTACAAGACTTAAATGAAATTGGTTGGATAAAAAACATTTGGGCAAAAAACCCTGAATACGGACCTGACTTTACCGAAGTTGATAACATGCACCTACCTTTTTTGGTTTCATTCAGTGACTATTTAGGAAACGGAAATATGTTTTGTTTTCACAGTGACACAAAGGAAATTTTCTATTATGACCACGACAACAAACCATACTTAACTAAAATGGTTGACACTTTTGACGACTATTTAAAGGGATGTTTAATATTTGCTCAATCTGACCTTTTTGGAGAAGCTGAACAAGAAGATGTCGAAGAATGGACAGAAGAAATTGTGTCTGAAATCATTGGCGAAGAAACTGTAAAAAAATGGCGTTATTAA
- a CDS encoding AraC family transcriptional regulator gives MKSKIQHYDIGRLFGTANKKFEFALLNFDELQSLFSQIDTNDIEYYHKHSFYIIGWVDSGFCTQTLDKQTYNLKKNSLFFVCPGQVHENEFKTSEDFSGGAILLSSDFFSLLQDNQNTLLELTFIDNAFGNPQLELNAETFKIIRQTIDLIASEYNQNTAQHDLIFQSLLLTLFLQLQRQVDKDLLKTVPKHSLTVYKQFKRLVELHYKEEKSIDDYANILNITPRHLNRIIKESSGKTPNEILRSRIILEAKRLLTVTDKSVSEIGYEVGFTDNSYFNKVFKKEVGVTPLVFKTSSV, from the coding sequence ATGAAAAGCAAAATTCAACATTATGATATTGGGCGATTATTTGGAACGGCTAACAAGAAGTTTGAATTTGCTTTGTTGAATTTTGATGAACTGCAATCCTTATTCAGTCAAATTGATACAAATGACATTGAATATTATCATAAACATTCATTTTACATTATCGGTTGGGTCGACAGCGGTTTTTGCACACAAACGTTAGACAAACAAACCTATAACCTGAAAAAAAACAGCTTATTTTTTGTTTGTCCGGGGCAAGTTCACGAAAACGAATTTAAAACTTCAGAAGACTTTTCAGGCGGTGCAATATTGCTTTCTTCCGATTTTTTCTCTTTGCTTCAGGACAACCAAAACACATTACTAGAACTTACTTTTATAGACAATGCTTTTGGAAATCCACAACTCGAACTAAATGCAGAAACATTTAAGATTATTCGTCAAACGATAGATTTAATTGCTAGCGAATACAACCAAAACACAGCACAACACGACCTTATTTTTCAATCTTTGCTACTAACGTTATTTTTACAATTACAAAGACAAGTTGATAAAGATTTACTTAAAACCGTTCCAAAACATTCACTAACAGTTTACAAACAGTTCAAACGGTTGGTAGAACTACATTACAAGGAAGAAAAAAGTATAGACGACTATGCTAATATTTTGAACATAACACCACGACATCTAAACAGAATAATAAAAGAAAGTTCTGGAAAAACACCAAACGAAATACTTAGAAGCCGAATAATTTTAGAAGCCAAAAGATTGCTCACAGTAACTGACAAAAGCGTTTCAGAAATTGGATACGAAGTCGGTTTTACGGATAATTCATATTTCAACAAAGTGTTTAAGAAAGAAGTTGGTGTTACACCTTTGGTCTTCAAAACGTCTAGTGTCTGA
- a CDS encoding VOC family protein, protein MKVTKLAPNFEVNNIKQTVAFYTENFGFKLVMAVPESQDGIEQTFDDSKEYVYAMMQKDSLEFMFQRSDTFKNDVIFSKNLPIGATVSFYMDIEGIKEFHENLKNKNLELTDLKTTWYGMKEFYVKDLNGYILGFAEKAE, encoded by the coding sequence ATGAAAGTAACAAAACTAGCACCAAACTTTGAAGTAAATAACATAAAACAAACTGTTGCATTTTATACAGAAAATTTTGGCTTCAAATTAGTGATGGCAGTTCCTGAAAGCCAAGACGGGATTGAGCAAACTTTTGATGACAGCAAAGAATATGTTTATGCAATGATGCAGAAAGACAGTCTTGAATTTATGTTTCAACGATCTGACACATTCAAAAACGATGTGATCTTTTCAAAGAACCTACCAATAGGAGCAACGGTATCTTTTTATATGGACATTGAAGGAATAAAGGAATTTCACGAAAACTTAAAAAATAAAAACCTTGAATTAACCGACCTAAAAACAACTTGGTATGGAATGAAGGAGTTTTATGTAAAAGACCTTAATGGCTATATACTCGGTTTTGCAGAAAAAGCAGAATAA
- a CDS encoding tetratricopeptide repeat protein, protein MHKNILNKKTTLIVLLILFTTLTATAQKRIADHFLQMLRHQKTDSLQTEALLIWTDTENAGLDDSTYYPNQIIAIGQKEQNPDVEAIGQAFLGYYFGKNDNQPKALEHFLKAIQLGEKRNNPRIMLRLYNFMSYYSDANKSIEYSQKVIALAKQTKELNWQIEATYQIGGVYFVLKQYDLALQYFQQAYNMNLLLKRKGKQTSDRDVIILSGLGQTFNKLHNSTLALAYFRLGLRASKTNDDYIKAFYGLATYFKEAHNVDSTFYYSSKMYKLAESSSLDRYKVLASKMLYENYKEKGDLASALKYHEIYKVSTDSMNSITKTKKLESMLMQEKERQKELAEKREQENETHKNNLEYAAIALGLVSFVILFLLLSHTIIANQKLINFLGVVALLIAFELLNLFLHPYLGQLTHHSPIFMLLTMVCIAAILVPLHHKIEHWTVHKLVEKNKKIRLAAAKKTIKQLETESHN, encoded by the coding sequence ATGCACAAAAACATACTTAATAAAAAAACCACTTTAATAGTTTTGTTGATATTGTTTACAACACTAACAGCCACTGCACAAAAGAGAATAGCGGATCATTTTCTTCAAATGTTGCGTCATCAGAAAACAGACAGCTTGCAAACCGAAGCGTTGCTTATCTGGACAGATACCGAGAATGCAGGGTTAGATGACTCTACTTATTATCCCAATCAAATCATAGCAATAGGTCAAAAAGAACAAAACCCAGATGTCGAAGCCATTGGACAGGCCTTTTTGGGGTATTATTTTGGTAAAAATGACAACCAACCTAAAGCACTGGAGCATTTCCTAAAAGCAATACAGCTGGGTGAGAAGCGAAATAATCCAAGGATCATGCTTCGATTGTACAATTTTATGTCCTATTATAGTGATGCAAATAAAAGTATCGAATATTCACAAAAAGTCATTGCACTTGCCAAACAAACTAAAGAGCTCAATTGGCAAATAGAAGCTACTTATCAAATAGGAGGAGTTTACTTCGTATTGAAACAGTATGATTTGGCTTTACAGTATTTCCAGCAGGCTTATAACATGAACCTACTGCTAAAAAGGAAGGGGAAACAAACCTCTGATAGGGATGTTATTATTCTGTCAGGTCTCGGTCAAACGTTTAATAAATTGCATAATTCTACTTTGGCACTAGCTTATTTCCGACTTGGATTACGAGCCTCCAAAACAAATGATGATTACATAAAGGCTTTCTACGGACTAGCAACCTACTTTAAAGAAGCCCATAACGTGGACTCTACTTTTTATTATTCTTCCAAGATGTATAAGTTAGCAGAAAGCAGTTCCTTAGATCGTTATAAAGTGCTGGCTTCAAAAATGCTCTACGAAAATTACAAAGAAAAAGGGGATTTAGCCAGTGCATTGAAATACCACGAAATTTATAAGGTTTCAACCGACAGTATGAATAGCATTACCAAAACAAAGAAACTGGAAAGTATGCTTATGCAGGAAAAAGAGCGACAAAAAGAACTCGCTGAAAAAAGAGAACAGGAAAACGAGACACACAAAAACAATCTGGAGTATGCGGCCATTGCTTTAGGACTGGTTAGTTTTGTTATTTTGTTTTTGCTACTCAGTCATACTATTATAGCGAATCAAAAACTAATTAACTTTTTAGGAGTTGTTGCCCTTCTTATTGCCTTTGAATTATTGAATCTGTTCTTGCATCCTTATCTGGGTCAGCTTACGCATCATTCTCCAATATTCATGCTCCTTACAATGGTTTGTATTGCTGCCATACTCGTTCCTTTACATCACAAAATTGAACACTGGACGGTACATAAACTAGTAGAAAAAAATAAAAAAATTCGATTGGCCGCTGCTAAGAAAACAATTAAACAACTGGAAACTGAATCACATAATTAA
- a CDS encoding Crp/Fnr family transcriptional regulator, with translation MEQIRKYFEQTFKLTEQDWQIFSSKLTKQEFPKNHFLLKAGQVENHLSFVETGIIRIYIPKEENDLTFAFAFDNGFVSGYDSFLTQIPSTYHIETLTTTTLWQLTYKDLQAIYHETEIGNAIGRQASEDLFLKKSKRELSLLNETAEQRYLNLFTEQPKLIKQIALKHIASYIGITPQALSRIRKRIS, from the coding sequence ATGGAACAAATCCGAAAATATTTTGAACAGACATTTAAACTGACTGAGCAGGACTGGCAGATTTTCTCCTCAAAACTTACAAAACAGGAATTTCCTAAAAATCACTTTCTACTAAAAGCCGGACAAGTAGAAAATCACCTTTCATTTGTTGAAACTGGCATTATACGTATCTATATTCCAAAGGAAGAAAACGACCTAACATTTGCTTTTGCGTTTGACAATGGTTTCGTAAGCGGCTATGATTCATTTTTGACTCAAATACCATCTACTTATCACATAGAAACTTTGACAACTACGACACTTTGGCAACTAACATATAAAGATCTTCAAGCAATTTACCATGAAACAGAAATTGGAAATGCAATAGGACGACAAGCAAGTGAAGATTTGTTTCTGAAAAAATCAAAAAGAGAACTTTCGTTACTAAACGAAACTGCCGAACAACGTTACCTTAATTTATTTACCGAACAACCTAAACTCATAAAACAAATTGCATTAAAACATATTGCCTCTTATATTGGTATTACTCCACAGGCATTGAGCAGGATACGAAAACGCATTTCTTAA
- a CDS encoding DUF1801 domain-containing protein, with amino-acid sequence MKEIDNFYQQQNEPIKSCLLPLREIILSQDADITNVLKYGMPFFCYKGKMFCYLWIHKKHKLSYIGIVEGKRFDDPFLIQENRSRMKIMLLDPNEDLPLQTIKNILQKTINLYKTGEIKING; translated from the coding sequence ATGAAAGAAATAGATAATTTTTACCAACAACAAAACGAGCCTATAAAAAGTTGCTTGCTTCCATTGAGAGAAATTATCCTTTCACAAGACGCTGACATTACAAACGTTTTGAAATACGGAATGCCGTTTTTCTGCTACAAAGGAAAAATGTTTTGCTATTTGTGGATTCATAAAAAACACAAATTATCTTACATTGGAATTGTAGAGGGAAAACGGTTTGACGACCCATTTTTAATTCAGGAAAACCGAAGCAGAATGAAAATTATGCTACTTGACCCAAATGAAGATTTACCCCTACAGACAATAAAGAATATTCTACAAAAAACAATAAATTTGTACAAGACTGGCGAAATAAAAATTAATGGCTAA
- a CDS encoding helix-turn-helix domain-containing protein gives MKYKEHKPNGYIDNFVQCFWEYENADTEILHTILPDGYFDLIAEFDNDILTTVKLTGVWTKPKDITIPKKTKIFAIRFKLLATEYLFQKEIKSILDTVQNLPFNFWNIDTYQSYEFERFVADITNRIDNSIKHLKEIDNRKLKLFEFIYQGQAETVSELSEKVFWSSRQINRYFNQQFGFSLKEFLKIVRCNATYKDISNGNLSPQTNFFDQAHFIKEVKKYTGATPKELHKNKNDRFLQLSVAEPK, from the coding sequence ATGAAATATAAAGAACATAAACCGAATGGATATATCGATAATTTTGTGCAATGTTTTTGGGAATACGAAAACGCTGATACAGAAATACTACATACAATTTTACCCGACGGTTACTTTGACCTAATTGCGGAATTTGACAACGACATACTTACAACTGTAAAACTTACAGGCGTTTGGACTAAACCAAAAGACATAACTATTCCTAAAAAAACTAAAATTTTTGCCATTCGTTTCAAACTCTTGGCGACAGAATATTTATTTCAAAAAGAAATAAAATCAATTTTGGACACAGTTCAAAATTTACCTTTTAACTTTTGGAACATAGACACTTATCAAAGCTATGAGTTTGAAAGATTCGTTGCTGACATAACAAACAGAATTGACAACTCAATTAAGCATTTGAAAGAGATTGACAACAGGAAACTGAAACTTTTTGAGTTCATATACCAAGGCCAAGCAGAAACAGTTAGTGAACTTTCTGAAAAGGTATTTTGGAGCAGCAGACAAATTAATCGCTATTTTAATCAACAATTTGGGTTTTCATTAAAAGAGTTCCTAAAAATAGTCCGCTGTAATGCTACATACAAAGACATTTCTAATGGCAACTTATCGCCACAAACCAACTTCTTTGACCAAGCTCATTTTATTAAGGAAGTAAAAAAATACACAGGTGCAACACCCAAAGAGCTACACAAGAACAAAAACGACCGATTTTTACAATTATCAGTTGCAGAGCCAAAGTAA
- a CDS encoding helix-turn-helix transcriptional regulator — MNNNDTKRLSRLTAILTQLQTKRLLTASELANKFSVSNRTIYRDIKALEQAGVPILTEDGKGYTLMDGYRIPPIMFTESEANALITAEQLILKNKDASFVKEYSEAISKIKSVLRSNTKDKVNLLSSRIVFRYNADNDRTSNYLSVLQLALTNLNLIKVKYHSTDTDQTTERTIEPFALYSTQENWLLIAFCHLRKDFRSFRLDRIQNLNVLNEKFEPHKLTLPEYFEICRAKYFSAPMT; from the coding sequence ATGAACAACAATGACACAAAACGACTTTCACGACTAACTGCAATCCTGACCCAATTGCAAACGAAACGACTTTTGACAGCTTCGGAATTGGCAAACAAATTTTCAGTAAGTAACAGGACAATTTATCGGGACATAAAAGCATTGGAACAAGCTGGTGTTCCTATTTTGACAGAAGATGGCAAAGGCTATACTTTAATGGATGGTTACAGAATTCCGCCAATAATGTTTACAGAAAGCGAAGCCAACGCATTAATTACTGCCGAACAACTCATACTAAAAAACAAAGACGCATCATTTGTAAAAGAATATTCTGAAGCCATCAGTAAAATAAAATCTGTTTTAAGAAGCAACACCAAAGACAAAGTGAACTTGCTTTCTAGTCGCATAGTTTTTAGGTATAACGCAGACAACGACAGAACCAGTAATTATTTATCGGTTTTGCAATTGGCTTTGACAAATCTTAATCTCATAAAAGTAAAATATCACTCAACGGATACTGACCAAACAACAGAAAGAACCATTGAACCTTTTGCCCTTTACAGCACACAAGAAAATTGGTTGCTTATTGCTTTTTGTCATTTGCGAAAGGACTTTAGATCATTTCGTTTAGACAGAATTCAAAACTTAAATGTTCTCAACGAAAAATTCGAACCCCATAAACTTACGCTCCCGGAATATTTTGAAATCTGTAGAGCAAAATATTTTTCAGCACCCATGACATAG
- a CDS encoding nucleotidyltransferase family protein translates to MTHRRKELISYLDNCPEIIETLNKCNDYGLTDYYLAGGAITQLIWNNILGRPNLENVKDFDIVYYSDTEDRLLEKSHQTNIEKIVTHKFQLDITNQAYVYEWYPKKFGNVIDKFNRTEDGIETWLSAFAIGVRWSDKFEIFAPYGLEDAFDMVVRPNKLTMTKENYLTMTESFKRRWDNINVLPWE, encoded by the coding sequence ATGACACACCGAAGAAAAGAGCTCATTTCATATTTAGATAATTGTCCAGAAATCATTGAAACATTAAACAAATGTAATGACTATGGCTTAACAGACTATTATTTAGCTGGCGGAGCAATAACTCAATTGATATGGAATAACATACTTGGCAGACCTAACCTTGAAAATGTGAAAGATTTTGATATTGTTTATTACTCTGACACCGAAGATCGATTATTAGAAAAATCACATCAGACGAATATTGAAAAAATAGTAACACATAAGTTCCAACTCGACATTACAAATCAAGCATATGTTTACGAATGGTATCCTAAAAAATTTGGAAATGTTATTGACAAATTTAACAGAACAGAAGACGGTATCGAAACTTGGTTGTCTGCATTTGCAATTGGAGTAAGGTGGTCAGACAAATTTGAAATTTTTGCACCTTATGGACTTGAAGATGCTTTTGATATGGTTGTTAGGCCAAACAAATTAACAATGACAAAAGAGAATTATTTAACAATGACAGAAAGTTTTAAAAGAAGGTGGGACAATATAAATGTCCTGCCATGGGAGTAA
- a CDS encoding alpha/beta hydrolase has product MRNAFLIFILAFSTTLTFGQKIKATQTETTKPFVLGIIDEIQSKELSEKRVLNIYLPEGYNPNDTIKYPVIYLLDGSADEDFVHIVGLVQFNSFEWINQVPKSIVVGIATVDRRRDYTFPTTIQEDKKTYPTTGHSDKFISFIEKELQPYIETKYKTNKDKTIIGQSLGGLFATEVLLKKPTLFNKYIIISPSLWWDNGSLLNLNSNLLSENFNQQTDIYIGVGKEGLTPTVIPRVMEVDANVLTEKIKDAKNKNVKVFFDYLPQENHATIMHQAVSNSFRHLYPITTPK; this is encoded by the coding sequence ATGAGAAATGCATTTCTAATATTTATATTGGCTTTTTCGACAACTTTAACTTTCGGACAGAAAATTAAAGCGACACAAACAGAAACTACAAAACCTTTTGTACTTGGAATAATTGACGAAATTCAATCCAAAGAACTTTCAGAAAAGAGAGTTTTGAATATTTATCTTCCAGAAGGTTACAACCCAAACGACACAATAAAATATCCTGTAATTTATTTACTTGACGGTTCTGCAGATGAAGATTTTGTACATATTGTTGGGCTTGTTCAGTTCAATAGTTTTGAATGGATAAACCAGGTCCCAAAGTCTATTGTAGTGGGTATTGCTACCGTAGACAGAAGAAGAGATTATACTTTTCCAACAACAATCCAAGAAGACAAAAAGACTTATCCAACGACTGGACATTCCGACAAATTCATTTCATTTATCGAAAAAGAGTTACAACCATACATCGAAACAAAATATAAAACGAATAAAGACAAAACCATAATCGGGCAATCTTTAGGAGGATTATTTGCAACAGAAGTTCTATTAAAGAAACCAACACTTTTCAACAAGTACATAATCATTAGTCCTAGTTTGTGGTGGGACAATGGTTCGCTATTAAATCTAAACTCAAATTTATTGTCAGAGAATTTTAATCAACAAACAGACATTTATATTGGGGTTGGAAAAGAAGGGCTTACACCAACTGTAATTCCAAGAGTTATGGAAGTTGATGCAAACGTATTAACAGAAAAAATAAAAGACGCAAAAAACAAAAATGTAAAAGTCTTTTTCGACTATTTACCACAAGAAAATCACGCCACAATTATGCACCAAGCAGTTTCAAATTCATTTAGACATCTATATCCAATAACTACCCCAAAATAA
- a CDS encoding GNAT family N-acetyltransferase: protein MKKGSQNFPTLMTERLTLRQLSINDSVEILLLRSDEEINKFLDRKPSKTLIDALNFIKIILENDETLYWAITKTGDEKLIGTICLFDFVNDVKKCEIGYELRTEYQGQGIMIEATRKVIQYAIDTLGIKSIDASTHKDNQSSTNLLQKLNFKNLESIEAENPNLILFRLTQKI from the coding sequence ATGAAGAAAGGTTCTCAAAATTTCCCAACATTAATGACTGAAAGATTAACGCTTCGGCAACTTTCAATTAATGATTCTGTAGAAATTTTACTGTTACGATCAGACGAAGAAATAAATAAATTTCTTGATAGAAAACCTAGTAAAACATTAATAGATGCTTTAAACTTCATCAAAATTATACTTGAAAATGACGAGACTCTTTATTGGGCGATTACAAAAACTGGCGACGAAAAACTAATTGGAACAATCTGTTTGTTTGACTTCGTAAATGATGTAAAGAAATGCGAAATTGGATACGAACTAAGAACAGAATATCAAGGACAGGGAATAATGATTGAAGCCACAAGGAAAGTTATTCAGTATGCAATCGATACACTTGGAATAAAAAGTATAGATGCATCAACACACAAAGACAATCAAAGTTCGACCAACCTTCTTCAAAAATTAAATTTTAAAAATTTGGAAAGCATTGAAGCCGAAAATCCAAATCTGATTTTATTTAGATTAACACAGAAAATTTAA
- a CDS encoding saccharopine dehydrogenase family protein, with amino-acid sequence MKKHHNIIIAGAGGIAEAVGLLLTEWSDVIPSLFIGNRTQDKAKKVAEWITAGTTKPCNIQDFHLAEEGITPEMKAIFQKADILLDCLPGSQAPRMAQFAKDYQMHYANLTEYVAETDEIMALAKDAQTGFLLQTGLAPGYIDLLANGLFQQFCNDFGVDQVDKLELKVGALTIHAVAPHYYGFTWSPVGVATEYLKDAIVLRDSKKTALPSLSERATIIIDGIAYEEDLTSGGAADLPDALSGKVSTLDYKTLRHPGHYAWVQEQLTTLGNTPDTIKSLQEKMEAVIPHNEDDQIVLYAAVEGKDATGILRRREIAKRIFSQKVGKHQLRAIQTTTAAPLVQAAQLLLETPHSGVVLQSQIDPMLFLNGNYILPVYGKV; translated from the coding sequence ATGAAAAAACATCACAATATTATTATTGCCGGGGCCGGCGGAATTGCCGAAGCGGTTGGTTTGTTATTGACTGAATGGAGCGACGTGATTCCTAGCCTTTTTATTGGAAATAGAACGCAAGATAAAGCCAAAAAAGTAGCTGAATGGATTACTGCAGGTACAACGAAACCCTGCAACATTCAAGATTTTCATCTCGCCGAGGAAGGTATTACTCCAGAAATGAAAGCAATATTCCAGAAAGCAGATATTCTTCTCGATTGCCTTCCCGGTAGTCAAGCTCCAAGAATGGCTCAGTTCGCTAAAGATTATCAGATGCATTACGCTAACCTCACCGAATATGTTGCTGAAACCGATGAAATAATGGCATTAGCCAAAGATGCTCAAACTGGTTTTCTGCTCCAGACCGGTCTGGCACCTGGTTATATAGACTTGCTTGCCAATGGGCTTTTTCAGCAGTTTTGCAATGATTTTGGAGTCGATCAAGTAGACAAGTTAGAACTTAAAGTTGGTGCCTTAACCATTCATGCCGTTGCACCACATTATTATGGATTTACCTGGAGCCCTGTCGGTGTAGCAACCGAATACCTAAAAGACGCCATCGTGCTGCGGGATTCAAAAAAAACTGCTCTGCCTTCACTATCGGAAAGAGCTACTATTATTATTGATGGCATTGCTTATGAAGAGGATCTTACCTCTGGTGGAGCCGCTGATTTGCCCGATGCCTTATCAGGAAAAGTAAGTACGCTAGATTACAAAACCTTGCGTCATCCGGGGCATTATGCTTGGGTTCAAGAGCAACTTACTACTTTAGGGAATACTCCTGACACAATTAAAAGCCTACAAGAAAAAATGGAGGCTGTAATACCTCACAATGAGGATGACCAAATTGTCTTGTATGCGGCAGTTGAGGGTAAAGATGCGACAGGAATTTTGCGCAGAAGGGAGATTGCAAAGCGTATTTTTTCTCAAAAAGTAGGAAAGCATCAATTGAGAGCCATTCAAACCACTACGGCTGCACCTTTAGTACAAGCAGCGCAACTCCTGCTCGAAACTCCCCATAGTGGGGTTGTCCTCCAAAGCCAAATAGATCCAATGCTTTTTTTAAACGGAAATTATATCCTACCTGTTTACGGAAAAGTGTAA
- a CDS encoding DUF3784 domain-containing protein — MYFLIAGYNTMSKEEKDKFDIEGIATLFRNVMFGMALVMIAGYFIANKLKDPNIENIAFFVALLIGIPYLVIKSNSKKYKL; from the coding sequence ATGTATTTTTTAATTGCTGGATACAATACAATGTCAAAAGAAGAAAAAGATAAATTTGATATTGAAGGAATCGCAACCCTGTTCAGAAATGTAATGTTTGGAATGGCTTTAGTTATGATTGCGGGATATTTTATTGCTAATAAACTCAAAGATCCAAATATTGAAAACATTGCTTTTTTTGTTGCACTTTTGATTGGCATACCCTATTTAGTGATTAAATCAAATTCAAAAAAGTACAAATTATAG
- a CDS encoding GyrI-like domain-containing protein gives MGIQKIKSFCVIGISVRTTNENGQAGQDIPALWNKFMAEGITEKIPNKFDDTLFCVYTDYEKDHTKPYTTILGCKVENLSNIPNGMVGKTFEEAEYEKFVAKGDIFQGMVFDEWTKIWNSDLDRTYTADFEVYGEKAQNPKNAEVDIFIAVK, from the coding sequence ATGGGCATCCAAAAAATAAAATCATTTTGCGTTATCGGTATTTCAGTACGCACAACAAACGAAAACGGACAAGCTGGACAAGACATTCCTGCGCTTTGGAATAAATTTATGGCCGAAGGAATCACAGAAAAAATCCCCAACAAATTTGACGATACTCTTTTCTGTGTTTATACTGACTACGAAAAGGACCATACAAAGCCTTACACTACTATTTTAGGTTGCAAAGTTGAAAACCTCAGCAATATTCCGAACGGAATGGTGGGTAAAACTTTTGAAGAAGCTGAGTATGAAAAATTTGTAGCCAAAGGAGATATTTTTCAAGGAATGGTTTTTGACGAATGGACAAAAATTTGGAATTCAGATTTAGACAGAACCTATACAGCCGACTTTGAAGTGTATGGTGAAAAAGCTCAAAACCCGAAAAACGCAGAAGTTGATATATTTATAGCTGTAAAATAA